One genomic region from Gossypium hirsutum isolate 1008001.06 chromosome D13, Gossypium_hirsutum_v2.1, whole genome shotgun sequence encodes:
- the LOC107920377 gene encoding 14-3-3-like protein produces the protein MATSSPREDNVYMAKLAEQAERYEEMVKFMETVVSAVPSSDELSVEERNLLSVAYKNVIGARRASWRIVSSIEQKEEGRGNADHVSVIREYRAKIEAELSEICAGILKLLDEKLVPAAKTGDSKVFYLKMKGDYHRYLAEFKTGDDRKAAAENTLTAYKSAQEIATSELAPTHPIRLGLALNFSVFYYEILNSPDRACSLAKQAFDEAISELDTLGEDSYKDSTLIMQLLRDNLTLWTSDMQDNATNEIKEAPKREEEKQE, from the exons ATGGCCACCTCTTCCCCACGTGAGGATAATGTCTACATGGCGAAGCTCGCCGAGCAAGCCGAGCGCTACGAGGAGATGGTGAAGTTCATGGAGACCGTCGTCTCCGCCGTCCCCTCCTCCGACGAGCTCTCCGTCGAGGAAAGGAACCTCCTCTCTGTCGCATACAAGAACGTCATCGGCGCCCGACGCGCCTCCTGGAGGATCGTTTCCTCCATCGAGCAGAAGGAGGAAGGACGCGGCAACGCCGACCACGTCTCCGTCATCCGTGAGTACAGGGCCAAGATCGAGGCTGAGTTGTCCGAGATTTGCGCCGGAATCTTGAAGCTcctcgacgagaagctcgttccgGCAGCCAAGACCGGGGATTCCAAGGTCTTTTATCTGAAAATGAAGGGAGATTACCATAGGTACTTGGCTGAGTTCAAGACTGGCGATGACAGGAAAGCCGCTGCCGAGAATACGCTCACGGCGTATAAATCTGCTCAG GAAATTGCAACTTCGGAGCTGGCTCCAACTCATCCTATTCGATTAGGGTTGGCTCTGAACTTCTCTGTCTTCTACTACGAGATCTTGAATTCTCCTGACCGTGCTTGCAGTCTTGCCAAACAG GCTTTTGATGAAGCCATCTCCGAGCTGGATACTCTTGGAGAGGATTCATACAAGGACAGCACTTTGATAATGCAACTCCTTCGTGATAATCTCACCTTATGGACTTCAGATATGCAG GACAATGCAACCAACGAGATCAAAGAAGCTCCCAAACGCGAGGAAGAGAAACAAGAGTGA